One segment of Porticoccus hydrocarbonoclasticus MCTG13d DNA contains the following:
- a CDS encoding FxsA family protein: MRYLLLLFIVMPVVEMWLLITVGRQIGALPTIGLVLLTAVVGVALLRAQGFATLFRARQKMDIGELPAMEMAEAIVLAVCGALLLTPGFATDVLGFAGLIPPVRLWLVSKFVKNLVVARYQAPRGSDPFSADEAPQKGEGKTLEGEFWRDQDNEK, translated from the coding sequence TTGAGATATCTGTTGCTGCTTTTTATCGTGATGCCGGTCGTGGAGATGTGGTTGCTGATTACTGTCGGGCGACAGATTGGGGCTCTGCCAACCATTGGCCTGGTATTGCTCACCGCTGTTGTGGGAGTGGCTCTGTTGCGGGCACAGGGTTTTGCAACCCTGTTCAGGGCGCGACAGAAAATGGATATCGGAGAGTTGCCGGCCATGGAGATGGCGGAAGCCATCGTGCTGGCTGTGTGTGGGGCATTGCTCCTGACGCCGGGTTTTGCGACCGATGTGCTGGGGTTTGCCGGTTTGATTCCTCCGGTGCGGTTATGGCTGGTCTCCAAGTTTGTGAAAAACCTGGTGGTAGCCCGCTATCAGGCGCCGCGTGGTAGTGACCCTTTCTCCGCCGATGAGGCTCCCCAAAAAGGCGAGGGCAAAACCCTTGAGGGGGAGTTCTGGCGGGACCAGGATAATGAAAAATAA
- a CDS encoding ABC transporter permease — MRRILALWMARNREYYRDKGSLFWSFIATPFIVIVLAVAFSSENEEIFRAGLLIDGASDHTYKHPFGEETAIGLVEYTDPQEALRRVQFHQLDILLTTQQPPRYWVNTESAKGRLLEKLLLARQQTGTTSPPKPNWQKQEVSGKKIRYIDWVIPGILAMNMMFSGLWGIGYVIVRYRKNGVLKRLQATPLRAWEFLISQGLSRLGIMLAVTVIVFLVCHLFIGFMMAGSYLLLLLIAIIGNLSIISISLLMAARTASEELANGLLNLISFPMLLLSELWFSLDDAPNWLQQLSQLLPLTHLVSAARGVMLEGAGILQVAPQLLALVAMTAVFITLAGLLFRWHE; from the coding sequence ATGCGACGAATACTGGCCCTGTGGATGGCGAGAAACCGCGAATACTACCGGGACAAAGGCTCCCTGTTCTGGTCGTTCATCGCCACCCCGTTTATCGTGATTGTGCTGGCGGTCGCATTCTCCTCCGAAAATGAGGAAATATTCCGCGCTGGCCTGTTAATCGACGGCGCCTCTGACCACACTTACAAGCACCCCTTTGGCGAAGAAACCGCCATTGGCCTAGTCGAATACACCGACCCACAGGAGGCTCTGCGGCGGGTACAGTTTCATCAACTGGATATTCTCCTCACCACCCAGCAGCCACCCCGGTACTGGGTCAATACCGAATCGGCAAAGGGCCGACTACTTGAAAAGCTGCTACTCGCCCGGCAACAGACCGGGACAACCTCGCCACCGAAACCGAACTGGCAGAAGCAGGAAGTCAGCGGGAAAAAAATTCGTTACATCGACTGGGTCATCCCGGGAATACTGGCCATGAACATGATGTTCAGTGGTCTGTGGGGAATTGGCTATGTCATCGTTCGCTACCGCAAAAACGGTGTATTGAAGCGGCTTCAGGCTACCCCTCTCAGGGCCTGGGAATTTCTGATATCCCAGGGGCTGTCACGACTGGGCATCATGCTTGCCGTAACCGTCATTGTGTTTCTGGTCTGCCATCTGTTTATCGGTTTCATGATGGCCGGCAGTTATCTGCTGTTATTGCTGATCGCCATCATCGGCAACCTGTCCATCATCAGCATTTCACTGCTAATGGCCGCCCGCACCGCCAGCGAAGAGCTGGCCAACGGTCTGCTCAACCTGATCAGCTTTCCCATGCTGTTGCTGTCGGAGCTGTGGTTCTCGCTTGACGATGCCCCCAACTGGTTACAGCAGCTCTCCCAACTGCTACCGTTAACCCACCTGGTGTCGGCCGCAAGGGGCGTCATGCTGGAAGGAGCCGGAATCCTACAGGTCGCCCCTCAGCTACTGGCGCTGGTCGCCATGACGGCAGTATTCATTACCCTGGCAGGCCTGTTGTTCCGCTGGCACGAATGA
- a CDS encoding AmpG family muropeptide MFS transporter: MALKDGTASWGEAVRVYSRPQVIAMLFLGFAAGLPLLLVFSTLTAWLRDLGISRSTIGFFGWIGITYSIKVLWAPVVDRLRLPVLTRLLGQRRSWILLGQMGVMLGLVAMVLTDPTVSLVSVAICSLLVAFSASTQDVAIDAFRIESAIDEYQGAMSAMYIFGYRIAMLVAGAGAFYLADWSGWSTAYLCMALLMLVGVVTVLLVSEPERAVPAETRQLESGLKHRLHADRPGWWFRLESWFLGAVVAPFVEFFRRNGTWAILILSFIGLYRLSDITMGIMANPFYLDLGFSKTDIANIGKLYGFVMTLVGSFLGGLLVVRYGIFRPLFAGAMMVALTNLLFVKLALMGADLTWLAVAISGDNLSGGFANAAFIAYLSSLTNRAYTATQYALFSSLMTLPGKFFSGFSGVIVDASSYELFFTYAALMGLPAVLLSWLLWRHALVAGQPLQPNSDKSTLP, encoded by the coding sequence ATGGCATTGAAGGATGGTACGGCAAGCTGGGGTGAGGCGGTACGGGTCTACTCCAGACCACAGGTCATTGCCATGCTGTTTCTCGGCTTTGCCGCCGGTTTGCCACTGTTGCTGGTGTTCTCGACTCTGACCGCCTGGCTCCGGGATCTAGGGATCAGCCGCAGTACGATCGGTTTCTTTGGTTGGATAGGCATCACCTATTCCATCAAGGTCCTCTGGGCGCCGGTGGTGGATCGCCTCAGGCTGCCGGTGTTGACTCGGCTGCTGGGTCAGCGGCGCAGCTGGATATTGCTCGGTCAGATGGGGGTGATGTTGGGATTGGTGGCGATGGTGCTAACCGACCCGACCGTGTCGCTGGTCAGTGTGGCCATCTGTTCGCTACTGGTGGCTTTTTCAGCCTCTACCCAGGATGTGGCCATCGATGCATTCCGGATCGAATCGGCTATTGATGAATATCAGGGCGCCATGTCGGCCATGTATATCTTTGGTTACCGGATCGCCATGCTGGTGGCTGGTGCCGGTGCCTTTTATCTCGCCGACTGGTCGGGCTGGAGTACGGCGTATTTGTGTATGGCGCTGCTGATGCTGGTCGGCGTGGTAACCGTGTTGCTGGTCAGTGAACCCGAGCGGGCCGTTCCAGCTGAAACGCGGCAGCTTGAATCCGGTTTGAAGCATCGACTGCATGCGGATCGACCCGGTTGGTGGTTCAGGCTGGAAAGCTGGTTTCTGGGAGCGGTGGTGGCACCGTTTGTGGAGTTTTTCCGACGCAACGGGACCTGGGCCATTCTGATCCTGTCTTTTATTGGCCTTTATCGGCTCAGTGATATCACCATGGGCATCATGGCTAACCCGTTTTATCTCGATCTCGGTTTCAGCAAAACGGATATCGCCAATATCGGCAAACTCTACGGTTTTGTGATGACACTGGTCGGCTCCTTTCTGGGGGGGCTGCTGGTGGTGCGTTATGGTATATTCCGGCCCCTTTTTGCCGGTGCGATGATGGTAGCACTGACCAATCTGCTGTTCGTGAAGCTCGCTCTGATGGGCGCTGATCTGACCTGGCTAGCGGTGGCCATAAGTGGCGATAATTTGAGTGGTGGTTTTGCCAATGCCGCTTTTATCGCCTATCTGTCCAGCCTGACCAATCGGGCCTATACGGCAACCCAGTATGCGTTATTCAGTTCGTTGATGACGTTACCGGGAAAATTTTTCAGCGGATTTTCCGGTGTGATTGTCGATGCCAGTAGTTATGAGCTGTTTTTTACCTATGCGGCTCTGATGGGATTGCCCGCCGTATTGCTCTCCTGGTTGTTGTGGCGACACGCGCTGGTTGCCGGTCAGCCTCTCCAGCCAAACTCGGATAAATCCACTCTGCCCTGA
- a CDS encoding ABC transporter ATP-binding protein — protein MTAILEVRNLSKSFRSLKAVDDISFAIPKGACFGLLGPNGAGKTTTIEMVEGITTPSSGEIYYKGKPRDSSFLEETGIQFQSTSLMDYLRTREVLALFARFYANSTPIEALIELCQLEDFLDTYATRLSGGQRQRLLLAVALINDPEILFLDEPTTGLDPQSRRHFWSLIRTIKARGKTVLLTTHYMEEAELLCDQLIIMDKGNIIAEGSPQSLLRQHFKDSYICLNREDLDDDLASLGSRVEVREDGIAIATSEVEKTLAELVALNINLRSLRVRNPSLDDLFLKLTGHHLRE, from the coding sequence ATGACAGCCATCCTCGAAGTACGCAACCTGAGCAAATCATTTCGTTCACTGAAAGCCGTGGATGATATCTCCTTTGCCATTCCCAAAGGGGCCTGTTTCGGGCTGCTCGGGCCCAACGGCGCAGGAAAAACCACCACCATCGAAATGGTGGAAGGCATCACCACCCCCAGCTCGGGTGAGATCTACTACAAGGGCAAGCCCAGAGACAGTAGCTTCCTGGAGGAAACCGGCATACAGTTTCAATCCACCTCGCTGATGGACTATCTCAGAACCCGCGAAGTGCTGGCCCTGTTTGCCCGCTTTTACGCCAATAGTACGCCCATTGAAGCGCTGATCGAGTTGTGCCAACTGGAAGATTTTCTGGACACCTATGCCACCCGCCTGTCCGGCGGCCAGCGCCAACGCCTGCTGCTAGCGGTGGCACTGATTAACGATCCGGAAATTCTGTTTCTGGACGAACCCACCACCGGACTCGATCCCCAGTCCCGACGACATTTCTGGTCATTGATACGAACCATCAAGGCCCGCGGCAAAACCGTGCTGCTCACCACCCACTACATGGAAGAAGCCGAGCTATTGTGCGATCAGCTGATCATTATGGACAAGGGCAATATCATCGCCGAGGGGTCGCCCCAATCCCTGTTACGCCAGCACTTCAAGGACAGCTACATCTGCCTAAACAGGGAAGATCTCGACGATGACCTGGCAAGCCTTGGCAGCCGGGTTGAGGTGCGTGAAGACGGTATTGCCATCGCCACCTCTGAAGTCGAAAAAACCCTCGCCGAGCTGGTGGCCCTCAATATCAATCTGCGCTCCCTGCGAGTCCGCAACCCCTCCCTGGACGATCTGTTCCTCAAACTCACCGGCCACCATTTAAGGGAATAA
- the groES gene encoding co-chaperone GroES has product MKIRPLHDRVVIRRKEEEEKTAGGILLPGSAKEKPNEGEVVAVGIGRVLDSGEVRPVDVKVGDKVVFGKYAGSDTIEIDGQELVILSESDIKAVITG; this is encoded by the coding sequence ATGAAAATTCGTCCCTTACACGACCGTGTCGTTATTCGTCGCAAGGAAGAAGAAGAAAAAACAGCCGGTGGCATCCTGTTACCTGGCTCCGCCAAGGAAAAACCCAATGAAGGCGAGGTGGTCGCCGTAGGTATTGGGCGAGTACTGGATAGCGGTGAAGTTCGCCCGGTTGACGTCAAGGTCGGTGACAAAGTGGTGTTCGGTAAATATGCCGGTAGCGACACCATTGAAATTGACGGTCAGGAACTGGTTATTCTGTCTGAAAGCGACATCAAGGCCGTTATCACTGGATGA
- the groL gene encoding chaperonin GroEL (60 kDa chaperone family; promotes refolding of misfolded polypeptides especially under stressful conditions; forms two stacked rings of heptamers to form a barrel-shaped 14mer; ends can be capped by GroES; misfolded proteins enter the barrel where they are refolded when GroES binds): MSVKDVKFGDDARHPMLTGINILADAVKVTLGPKGRNVVLEKSFGAPTVTKDGVSVAKEIQLKDKFQNMGAQMVKEVASRASDDAGDGTTTATVLAQAIVNEGLKSVAAGMNPMDLKRGIDKAVIAAVAEIAKLAKPCTNNKEIAQVGTISANSDAHIGDVIAEAMDKVGKEGVITVEEGTGLENELDIVEGMQFDRGYLSPYFINNQESMSVEHDDAFILLVDKKISNIRELLPLLENVAKAGKPLIIIAEDVEGEALATLVVNNLRGIVKVATCKAPGFGDRRKAMLEDIAVLTGGTVISEEVGLDLESATLDHLGTAKRVAMTKENTTIVDGSGDHGAIQGRVNQIRAQIEDTSSDYDREKLQERVAKLAGGVAVIKVGAATETEMKEKKARVEDALHATRAAVEEGVVPGGGVALIRALQAIESLKGENHDQDAGISLARRAMESPLRQIVTNAGEEASVVVAKVKQGKGNYGYNAGTGEYGDMIAMGILDPAKVTRTALQAAGSIAGLMVTTEAMVAEAPQENNAGGGMPDMGGMGGMGGMGGMM, encoded by the coding sequence ATGTCAGTCAAAGACGTAAAGTTTGGAGATGATGCGCGCCACCCGATGCTAACAGGTATCAATATTCTGGCGGACGCTGTAAAGGTTACCCTAGGGCCAAAGGGCCGCAATGTGGTTCTGGAGAAATCTTTTGGTGCGCCCACCGTCACCAAAGATGGTGTTTCTGTGGCCAAGGAAATCCAGCTGAAGGACAAGTTCCAGAACATGGGTGCGCAAATGGTGAAGGAAGTCGCCTCCAGAGCATCTGATGATGCGGGTGATGGTACGACCACAGCTACTGTGCTGGCTCAGGCTATCGTTAATGAAGGCTTGAAGTCCGTTGCTGCGGGTATGAACCCGATGGACCTGAAGCGCGGTATCGACAAAGCCGTGATTGCCGCTGTGGCAGAAATTGCGAAACTGGCAAAGCCCTGCACGAACAACAAGGAAATTGCCCAGGTCGGTACGATTTCTGCCAACAGTGATGCCCACATCGGCGATGTCATCGCCGAGGCGATGGACAAGGTTGGCAAGGAAGGTGTCATCACGGTAGAAGAGGGTACTGGTCTGGAGAATGAGCTGGATATCGTGGAAGGTATGCAGTTTGATCGCGGTTACCTGTCGCCTTACTTTATCAATAATCAGGAAAGCATGAGTGTCGAACACGACGATGCCTTCATTTTGTTGGTTGATAAGAAAATTTCCAATATTCGCGAGTTGTTGCCGCTGCTGGAGAACGTTGCCAAAGCCGGCAAGCCACTGATTATTATCGCGGAAGATGTAGAAGGTGAAGCACTGGCTACGCTGGTGGTTAACAATCTGCGTGGTATCGTCAAGGTCGCCACCTGTAAAGCACCGGGATTTGGTGATCGTCGCAAAGCCATGCTGGAGGATATTGCTGTCCTCACCGGTGGTACGGTGATTTCTGAAGAAGTGGGTCTGGACCTGGAGTCAGCGACGCTGGATCACCTGGGTACTGCCAAGCGCGTGGCCATGACCAAGGAAAATACCACTATTGTGGACGGTTCTGGAGATCACGGTGCCATTCAGGGTCGAGTCAATCAGATTCGTGCCCAGATCGAAGATACTTCCTCGGACTACGACCGTGAAAAGCTGCAGGAGCGAGTTGCCAAGCTGGCTGGCGGTGTTGCAGTGATCAAGGTCGGTGCTGCCACTGAAACGGAGATGAAGGAGAAGAAAGCCCGTGTGGAAGATGCGTTGCACGCCACCCGTGCTGCAGTAGAGGAAGGTGTTGTGCCTGGCGGTGGTGTTGCCCTGATTCGTGCGCTTCAGGCGATTGAGTCGCTGAAAGGTGAAAACCACGACCAGGATGCCGGAATCAGTCTTGCCCGTCGTGCTATGGAAAGCCCACTTCGCCAGATCGTTACCAACGCCGGTGAGGAAGCCTCCGTGGTAGTGGCCAAGGTCAAGCAAGGTAAAGGCAACTACGGTTACAACGCCGGAACAGGTGAATACGGTGACATGATTGCCATGGGTATTCTCGACCCCGCCAAGGTGACCCGTACAGCGTTGCAGGCGGCAGGTTCGATTGCCGGTTTGATGGTGACCACCGAAGCCATGGTGGCAGAGGCACCTCAGGAGAACAATGCTGGTGGTGGCATGCCCGATATGGGTGGTATGGGTGGTATGGGTGGTATGGGCGGCATGATGTAA
- a CDS encoding MGMT family protein: MKYDDQLRIYSVLNAIPRGLVTSYGCVATLAQLPRGARQVGKLLSQLPAETTLPWHRVLRADGAIAFPENSSSYRRQRQQLENEGVTVTQGRVDLSEFGWRG, translated from the coding sequence ATGAAATACGATGACCAACTACGTATCTACAGTGTGCTTAATGCCATTCCCAGGGGGCTCGTCACCAGCTACGGTTGCGTGGCCACACTCGCACAACTCCCCCGGGGCGCCAGGCAGGTGGGCAAACTCCTCAGTCAGCTTCCCGCAGAGACAACATTGCCCTGGCATCGGGTACTCAGAGCCGATGGCGCAATTGCCTTTCCGGAGAATAGCTCGTCATATCGTCGTCAGAGGCAACAACTTGAAAACGAGGGCGTAACCGTAACTCAGGGCAGAGTGGATTTATCCGAGTTTGGCTGGAGAGGCTGA